Proteins co-encoded in one Phalacrocorax carbo chromosome 5, bPhaCar2.1, whole genome shotgun sequence genomic window:
- the RAD51 gene encoding DNA repair protein RAD51 homolog 1 translates to MAMQMQFEGNADTSAEEESFGPQLISRLEQCGINANDVKKLEEAGFHTVEAVAYAPKKELLSIKGISEAKADKILAEAAKLVPMGFTTATEFHQRRSEIIQITTGSKELDKLLQGGIETGSITELFGEFRTGKTQLCHTLAVTCQLPIDRGGGEGKAMYIDTEGTFRPERLLAVAERYGLSGSDVLDNVAYARGFNTDHQTQLLYQASAMMAESRYALLIVDSATALYRTDYSGRGELSARQMHLARFLRMLLRLADEFGVAVVITNQVVAQVDGAAMFAADPKKPIGGNIIAHASTTRLYLRKGRGETRICKIYDSPCLPEAEAMFAINADGVGDAKD, encoded by the exons ATGGCCATGCAGATGCAGTTCGAAGGCAACGCGGACACGTCAGCGGAGGAAGAGAGCTTTGGCCCACAGCTCATCTCGAGGTTAGAG CAATGTGGTATAAATGCAAATGATGTGAAGAAGCTAGAAGAAGCTGGATTTCACACAGTTGAGGCTGTTGCTTATGCACCGAAGAAGGAGCTGCTAAGCATCAAAGGCATCAGTGAAGCCAAAGCTGACAAAATCTTG GCTGAAGCAGCTAAACTGGTTCCGATGGGCTTCACCACAGCAACAGAATTCCACCAGCGAAGGTCGGAGATCATCCAGATCACCACTGGGTCCAAAGAACTTGATAAACTTCTTCAAG GAGGAATAGAAACGGGGTCCATAACAGAGTTATTCGGGGAGTTTCGTACTGGAAAAACACAGCTGTGTCATACCCTGGCAGTAACCTGTCAA CTTCCCATTGACCGCGGCGGTGGCGAAGGAAAAGCCATGTATATTGACACAGAAGGGACCTTCCGTCCAGAACGTCTCCTTGCTGTGGCTGAAAG GTATGGCTTGTCTGGCAGTGATGTCCTAGATAACGTGGCATACGCTCGAGGCTTTAACACAGATCATCAGACCCAGCTCCTGTATCAGGCATCTGCTATGATGGCTGAGTCACG ATACGCGCTGCTGATAGTGGACAGTGCCACGGCCCTCTATCGGACGGATTACTCGGGAAGGGGGGAGCTCTCAGCAAGGCAGATGCATCTGGCCAGATTCCTGCGTATGCTTCTGCGGCTTGCAGATGAG TTTGGTGTGGCGGTGGTGATCACTAACCAAGTGGTAGCGCAAGTAGATGGAGCAGCCATGTTTGCTGCAGACCCCAAAAAACCCATTGGAGGAAATATCATAGCACACGCTTCCACCACGAG ACTGTATCTGCGAAAAGGCCGAGGCGAAACCAGAATATGTAAAATCTATGACTCTCCGTGCCTTCCTGAAGCTGAAGCGATGTTTGCTATTAATGCTGATGGAGTGGGCGACGCTAAAGACTGA